The Solirubrobacter pauli sequence CCAGTACTCCGGCGCGCTCGCGATGTCCGGCCGGACCGCGGACGCCTTCGCGGTGCTCGACCAGGCGACGCTCCCGGAGGAGCCGACGATCCGCGCGGCGTTGCACGCGGCGGCGCTGTTCACGGAGTCCGCCCCGGCGCTCGCGCACCGCGACGTCGTGGCCGCCGGCACGCCGGACGGCGGTCTGCTCGCCGCCACGACGGCCTACGAGCTGTCGATGCGCAACGTCCCGGCCGCGCAGGTGGCGGCGCTCGCCGTGCCCGTCTTCACGCACGGGACCCCGCCGCTCGACCTCTCGACGACGATGGCCTACGGCTACGGCATCTGGGCGCTGATGCTGAGCGACCAGCTCGAGCTCGCACGCACGGAGCTCGACCGTGCCGTGGAGGTCGGCCGGCGTACCGGCGCGCTCGTCATCCACGCGCTGGCGCTGGTGCTGCGCGCGGGCACGCACCTGCGGCTGGGGGCGCTGCAGGCCGCCGAGGCGGACGCGCAGCAGTCGCTCGAGCTGTCCGAGCACCCGTCGTGGCGGTTCGGGAACGCGGGCGCGATGCAGTTCCTGGCCGAGATCCTGCTCGAGCAGGGGCGGGTGGAGGAGGCCGCGGCGGCGGTCGCGGCGATCGACACCCAGACGGTCCAGCCGCTACCGGTCGTGCTGCTCGCCGAGCAGGCGCGCGGGCGGGTGCTGCTCGCCCAGCGGCGCCCGGACGCGGCTCTGGCGGCCGCCGAGGCGCTCGGCCGTCGCGCGCAGGCCGCGCTGTGCGACAACCCGGTGTTCTTGCCCTGGCGGCGGACCGCCGCGCTCAGCGCCGCGGCGGCGGGGCAGCCGGAGCGGGCCGCGGCGCTGGCGGCCGAGCACCTGGCGCTCGCCCGCGCCTACGGGATCGACTCCGAGGCGCTGCTCACGCACGCGCTGGTGACGCGGGACATCGATGCGCTCGAAGTGGTGGCGGCCGCCGGGGCGCCGCTCGTGCGGGCCCGTGCGCTGCTCGCGCTCGGGCGCGCCCGGCGCGTCGCCGGCGGCCCCGCCGCGGCGCGGGAGCCGTTGCGGGAGGCGATGGAGCTCGCGTCGGCGTGCGCGGCCAAGGGGCTGGTCGACGAGGCGCTCGACGAGCTCGCCGCCGCGGGCGCGAAGCCGCGCCGTCGCGGTGGGCACGGGGCGCTCGGCCTGACGGCGGCGGAGGCGCGCGTCGCGCGGCTGGCGGCCGACGGCGCGAGCAACCGCGAGATCGCGCAGGAGCTGTTCGTGACGCTCAAGACGGTGGAGATGCACTTGAGCTCCGCCTACCGCAAGCTGGACATCTCGAGCCGGGCTCAGCTCGCGTCGAGGCTGGACTGAAGCGAGCGGCGCGCGCGGTGCAGCAGCTGGCCCGCGGCGTTGGCGGTGAGGCCCAGCGCGGCGCCGATCTCGTCGTTGGGGCGGTCGGCGTAGACCTGCAGGAACATCGCCTGGCGCTGGCGCTCCGGCAGCGCGCTGAGCGCGCCGCGGACGTGGTCGCGCAGGACCACGGCGCTCGCGTGGTCCTCCTGCGTGCGGTCGATCGGGTCGGCGAGGACGCTGCGCCGACGCAGCGCCGTGCGGCGCGCGACCGTGGTGGCGTAGGCCTCGACGTCGTCGCGGTCGAGCCGGTCCAGGTGCGCGAAGGTCGCCAGCAGGGCGTCCTGCGCCACGTCCTGCGCCGTGTGCGGGCAGCGCGTGATCGCCTGGGCCCGCCGGCGGATCGGGTCGAAGTGCTCGCGGTAGAGCGCGGTGACGAGGTCCTGGTCCTGCATCTCAGGC is a genomic window containing:
- a CDS encoding RNA polymerase sigma factor, which gives rise to MQDQDLVTALYREHFDPIRRRAQAITRCPHTAQDVAQDALLATFAHLDRLDRDDVEAYATTVARRTALRRRSVLADPIDRTQEDHASAVVLRDHVRGALSALPERQRQAMFLQVYADRPNDEIGAALGLTANAAGQLLHRARRSLQSSLDAS